The following proteins are encoded in a genomic region of Hymenobacter siberiensis:
- a CDS encoding beta strand repeat-containing protein, which yields MTTLLRSFTRRHWPQAGVLLLAALLFGSGPAQAQTTAYCATGLGGSCGGNDITDVGLSGTTLNATGLSCAATGGQAYTSYPATGTNTGAISGGVPYTLSVTLTGSSIVSVWIDYNHNFVYEASEWTQIATASPTGTPVSATLLVPTTAVQGTTGMRIRSRGAGNANGAADACTSFGSGETKDFTLTIGAPAACPSVSNLAVSGITATGASVAFTPSSSATTYTVTVTPAGGTATTQTITASPLALTGLTASTSYTVSIVGNCGTGSTSAANAITFFTGCASAPYALVNNTTAYTQDFEATWLNVCATRDAPDANWRSLPLTGNNAWRRDDDGTSAAWSGNSGVFTPAGSPLGTGTSLHSARFHSYNATSGTRGTLDLAVNMAGTVGTPTLNFDYINTSGTDSLKVFVSTNGGTTFNPVLLGLTTAAAWTRQTVNLPATGLTATTIIRLRATSDFGITDIGVDNVRVSYISCPAVTAATATGITATGATVSFTPASGPTTYTVTVTPAGGTATTQTITASPLTLTGLTPSTAYTVSIVGNCGAGSTSQPTVVTFSTSCLAAPYVTVNNTTPYTQDFEATWLSQCGTREIPGVNWRTTPLTGNTSWRRDDDGTSAAWSGTSGTYTPAGSPLGTGTSLHSARFHSYDATSGTRGTLDLYVNMAGTVGTPTLEFDYINTSGTDSLKVFVSTNGGTTFSAALLGLNTTTTWAHQLVSLPASLTATTIVRLRGTGDFGFSDIGVDNVRVSYIACAAVTNLTASGVTATGAVLNFTPPAGPTTYTVTVTPAGGTATTITPAPSTNPITLTGLTANTAYTVSIVSNCSGSTTSMATTTSFTTSCAAAPYVLINNTTPYNQDFEAAWTSQCGTNDIPAVNWRNTPLTGNNSWRRDDDGASAAWTGPASGAYTPAGSPLGTGTSLHSARFHSYNVSGRARGSLDLFANMAGTAGTPALSFDYINTSGTDSLNVFVSTNGGTTFSAALARIGQAGTWTRQTVNLPGTGLTATTIIRLRAVGDFGTTDIGLDNVNITYLACPTVTGLSASGLTPTAATVNFTPGTAATTYTVTVTPTGGTTTTQTATTSPVSLTGLTPGTSYTITIVSNCGAGQTSPAATLTFTTPPVAPLNDECAGALNVPIQFGTCITQTTADNTAATTSAGAPTPSCSTTLNRDVWFKVTVPVNGSVTVKTVAPTAGSNITDTVISLYAGTCGNLTEIGCNDDTNGLYSQVALTGRTPGEVLYIRAWAYSSTNAGQIAVCATAPSNCAAPSGPSATNVTNTTATLSWVAPTGGLPAGNTYELEYGVQGFTQGTGTSVTGLTAATYALTSLQAATDYCFYVRQNCGTVNGSSTFVGPTCFTTPLTAPANDEPCGAVALGTTTVTGSNVGSTTSIQNGIITPACSPAALPKDVWFSFVATTTTRILTITGTAAGMVRVYTSPDCAAGPFTSVKCQAAANNNLNVGPVNLTGLTVGTRYYVAVSGYGSADVTGSFSILSLPTATRAQADTDALLVYPNPSNTGQLTLRLSGLSGTGQATLLNALGQVVATKALSGTAEQTLSTHGLATGLYTLRVTVAGQVLTRKVVLE from the coding sequence GCCCTACACGCTAAGCGTGACCCTGACCGGCAGCAGCATTGTATCGGTGTGGATTGACTACAACCACAATTTCGTGTACGAAGCCAGCGAATGGACCCAGATAGCCACGGCCTCGCCCACGGGCACGCCGGTGAGCGCTACGCTGCTGGTGCCCACTACGGCCGTGCAGGGCACTACGGGCATGCGTATTCGCAGCCGGGGCGCGGGCAATGCCAACGGCGCGGCCGATGCCTGCACCTCGTTTGGCAGCGGCGAAACCAAGGACTTTACGCTCACCATTGGAGCGCCGGCGGCGTGCCCGAGCGTGAGCAACCTCGCGGTTTCGGGCATCACGGCCACGGGCGCTTCGGTGGCTTTCACGCCATCCTCGTCGGCCACCACCTACACCGTGACGGTGACGCCGGCCGGCGGCACGGCCACCACTCAGACCATCACGGCGTCACCCTTGGCGCTGACGGGCCTGACAGCCAGCACGAGCTACACCGTGAGCATTGTGGGCAATTGCGGCACGGGCTCGACTTCGGCCGCCAACGCCATTACTTTCTTCACGGGCTGCGCCAGCGCGCCTTATGCCCTCGTGAACAACACGACGGCCTACACCCAGGACTTTGAAGCCACCTGGCTGAACGTGTGCGCCACCCGCGATGCGCCCGATGCCAACTGGCGCAGCCTGCCCCTGACGGGCAACAACGCTTGGCGCCGCGACGACGACGGCACCAGTGCCGCCTGGAGCGGCAACTCGGGGGTGTTCACGCCCGCCGGCAGCCCGCTGGGCACGGGCACCAGCCTGCACTCGGCCCGCTTCCACTCCTATAATGCTACCAGCGGCACCCGGGGCACCCTGGACCTGGCCGTGAACATGGCCGGCACGGTGGGCACGCCTACGCTGAACTTCGATTACATCAACACCTCGGGCACGGATTCGCTGAAGGTATTTGTGAGTACCAATGGCGGCACCACGTTCAACCCCGTGCTGCTGGGCCTGACCACGGCCGCTGCCTGGACCCGCCAGACGGTGAACCTGCCCGCTACCGGCCTCACGGCCACCACCATTATCCGGCTGCGCGCCACCAGCGACTTTGGCATTACCGACATTGGGGTGGACAATGTGCGCGTGAGCTACATTTCCTGCCCCGCCGTGACGGCTGCTACGGCAACCGGCATCACGGCCACGGGCGCCACGGTGAGCTTTACGCCGGCCTCTGGCCCAACTACTTACACGGTAACGGTGACGCCGGCCGGCGGCACGGCCACGACCCAGACCATCACGGCGTCGCCCCTGACGCTGACGGGCCTAACGCCCAGCACGGCTTATACCGTGAGCATTGTGGGCAACTGCGGGGCCGGCTCGACTTCGCAGCCCACGGTGGTTACGTTCTCGACAAGCTGCCTGGCGGCCCCTTATGTTACGGTGAACAACACCACGCCCTACACCCAGGACTTTGAAGCCACCTGGCTGAGCCAGTGCGGCACGCGCGAGATTCCCGGCGTGAACTGGCGCACGACGCCCCTGACGGGCAATACCTCGTGGCGCCGCGACGACGATGGCACCAGCGCCGCCTGGAGCGGTACCTCAGGGACCTACACACCCGCCGGCAGCCCGCTGGGCACGGGCACCAGCCTGCACTCGGCCCGTTTCCACTCCTACGATGCCACGAGCGGTACCCGGGGCACGTTGGACCTGTACGTGAACATGGCCGGCACAGTGGGCACGCCCACGCTGGAGTTTGACTACATCAACACCTCGGGCACGGATTCGCTGAAGGTATTTGTGAGCACCAACGGCGGCACCACGTTCAGCGCCGCCTTACTGGGCCTGAATACGACCACTACCTGGGCGCATCAGCTGGTATCGCTGCCGGCCAGCCTCACGGCTACCACCATCGTGCGCCTGCGCGGCACGGGTGACTTTGGCTTCTCCGACATTGGGGTGGATAACGTGCGGGTGAGCTACATCGCCTGCGCGGCCGTGACCAACCTCACGGCTTCGGGCGTGACGGCCACCGGCGCAGTGCTGAATTTCACGCCGCCCGCCGGCCCCACCACCTACACGGTGACCGTGACCCCGGCCGGCGGCACGGCTACCACCATCACCCCGGCTCCTTCAACAAACCCAATAACGCTGACGGGCCTGACGGCCAACACGGCCTACACCGTGAGCATTGTGAGCAACTGCAGCGGCAGCACGACTTCCATGGCCACCACCACCAGCTTCACCACGAGCTGCGCGGCGGCCCCGTATGTGCTCATCAACAACACGACGCCCTACAACCAGGACTTCGAAGCGGCCTGGACCAGCCAGTGCGGCACCAACGATATTCCGGCCGTGAACTGGCGCAACACGCCCCTGACGGGCAACAACTCGTGGCGCCGCGACGACGACGGGGCCAGCGCCGCCTGGACCGGCCCGGCCTCGGGCGCCTACACGCCCGCCGGCAGCCCGCTGGGCACGGGCACCAGCCTGCACTCGGCCCGCTTCCACTCCTACAATGTCTCGGGCCGCGCCCGGGGCAGCCTGGATTTATTTGCCAACATGGCGGGCACCGCAGGCACGCCCGCGCTCAGTTTCGACTACATCAACACCTCGGGTACCGACTCGCTGAACGTGTTTGTGAGCACCAACGGCGGCACCACGTTCAGCGCGGCGCTGGCCCGAATCGGCCAGGCCGGTACCTGGACCCGCCAGACGGTGAATCTGCCCGGCACGGGCCTCACGGCCACCACCATTATCCGGCTGCGCGCCGTGGGCGACTTCGGAACCACCGATATCGGCCTGGATAACGTGAACATCACCTACCTGGCCTGCCCCACCGTTACAGGCCTATCTGCCAGCGGATTAACGCCCACAGCGGCCACCGTGAACTTCACGCCCGGCACCGCCGCCACCACCTACACGGTGACGGTGACTCCTACCGGCGGCACCACCACGACCCAGACGGCCACGACTTCGCCGGTGAGCCTGACCGGCCTCACGCCTGGCACGAGCTACACGATTACCATTGTGAGCAACTGCGGCGCGGGCCAGACCTCGCCGGCCGCCACGCTCACCTTCACCACTCCGCCGGTAGCCCCGCTGAATGATGAATGCGCCGGGGCGCTCAACGTGCCCATTCAGTTTGGCACCTGCATCACCCAGACTACTGCCGACAACACCGCCGCCACCACCTCGGCGGGAGCCCCCACCCCAAGCTGCTCCACTACCCTGAACCGGGACGTGTGGTTTAAAGTGACGGTGCCCGTGAACGGGTCGGTAACGGTGAAAACCGTGGCCCCTACCGCCGGCAGCAACATCACCGATACGGTTATCAGCCTGTACGCCGGTACCTGCGGCAACCTGACGGAGATTGGCTGCAACGACGATACCAACGGCCTGTACTCGCAGGTGGCCCTCACGGGCCGCACGCCGGGCGAGGTGCTCTACATCCGCGCCTGGGCATATAGCAGCACCAACGCCGGTCAGATTGCGGTGTGCGCCACGGCGCCGTCGAACTGCGCGGCCCCCAGCGGCCCCTCGGCTACTAACGTGACCAACACTACGGCTACGCTCAGCTGGGTGGCCCCCACCGGCGGCCTGCCCGCCGGCAATACCTACGAGCTGGAATACGGCGTGCAGGGCTTCACGCAGGGCACCGGCACCAGCGTAACCGGCCTCACGGCCGCTACCTACGCGCTGACCAGCCTGCAGGCGGCTACCGACTACTGCTTCTACGTGCGCCAGAACTGCGGCACGGTGAATGGCAGCAGCACTTTCGTGGGGCCGACGTGCTTTACCACGCCGCTCACCGCGCCGGCCAACGATGAGCCCTGCGGTGCGGTTGCCCTGGGCACTACCACCGTTACCGGCTCGAACGTGGGCTCGACCACCAGCATCCAGAACGGCATCATCACACCGGCCTGCTCGCCGGCGGCCCTGCCCAAGGATGTATGGTTCTCCTTTGTGGCAACGACGACGACCCGCATCCTGACCATCACGGGTACGGCCGCTGGCATGGTGCGCGTGTACACCAGCCCCGACTGTGCCGCCGGGCCGTTCACCAGCGTGAAATGCCAGGCCGCTGCCAACAACAACCTCAATGTGGGTCCCGTGAACCTGACGGGCCTCACGGTGGGCACGCGCTACTACGTGGCCGTGAGCGGTTACGGCAGCGCCGACGTAACGGGCTCCTTCAGCATTCTGAGCCTGCCCACCGCCACCCGCGCCCAGGCCGATACCGACGCGCTGCTGGTGTACCCCAACCCCAGCAACACCGGCCAGCTCACCCTACGCCTGAGTGGACTAAGCGGAACCGGCCAGGCAACCCTACTCAATGCCCTGGGCCAGGTAGTGGCGACCAAAGCCTTGAGCGGCACCGCCGAGCAAACGCTGAGCACCCACGGCCTGGCCACGGGCCTCTACACGCTCCGCGTGACGGTGGCCGGCCAGGTCCTGACCCGCAAAGTGGTGCTGGAATAA
- a CDS encoding PQQ-dependent sugar dehydrogenase yields the protein MKLLRNALLALGTLGLPLAACAQAPALTTFAVGTTTVTASTLASNLATIWELVWGPDNFIWVTERSGRISRVNPATGQVLPLLTIADVTESNESGLLGMAIDATPTGQPAGTYGVFVVYNYTDQGTLKEKLVRYSYANGALSNPVVLLGNIVATTNHSGSRLLLLPDRTLLMTTGDALVASEAQNRTSLNGKILRLNFDGTIPANNPTAGSAIYTLGHRNPQGLVQLPDGRIYSSEHGPNNDDEINKIEAGRNYGWPNVEGLCDLPAEATFCTANNVREPLTVWTPTIAPAGLTYYDHPAISGWRGSLLLAVLKDHKLTQLTLDAAGLTIPSRTDFLTGFGRLRAICVSPAGKVYIGTSNRDGRGTPAATDDRILTLENRAYVPTATRPATTFAFDLFPNPAHRQATVRLPAPGGLLTLSDLLGRPVYSVRPTGTTATLDLGSLRPGTYLVQADGAAGRSTRKLVVE from the coding sequence ATGAAACTTCTACGTAATGCGTTGCTGGCCCTGGGCACCCTGGGGCTGCCGCTCGCCGCCTGTGCCCAGGCCCCGGCCCTCACCACTTTCGCGGTAGGCACCACTACAGTCACGGCCTCGACCCTGGCCTCCAACCTAGCCACTATCTGGGAGCTGGTGTGGGGGCCCGATAATTTCATCTGGGTGACGGAGCGCAGCGGCCGCATCAGCCGCGTGAACCCGGCCACCGGGCAGGTGCTGCCGCTGCTCACCATTGCCGACGTGACCGAAAGCAACGAGAGCGGCCTGCTGGGCATGGCCATCGATGCTACGCCCACAGGGCAGCCGGCCGGTACCTACGGCGTATTTGTGGTGTACAACTACACCGACCAGGGCACCCTGAAGGAAAAGCTGGTGCGCTATTCCTACGCCAATGGCGCGCTGAGCAACCCCGTGGTGCTGCTCGGCAACATCGTGGCCACCACCAACCACAGCGGCTCGCGCCTGCTGCTGCTGCCCGACCGTACCCTGCTCATGACCACCGGCGATGCGCTGGTGGCCTCGGAGGCGCAGAACCGCACCTCGCTCAATGGCAAGATTCTGCGGCTGAATTTCGACGGTACCATTCCGGCTAACAACCCCACGGCCGGCAGCGCCATCTACACGCTCGGGCACCGCAACCCGCAGGGCCTGGTGCAGCTGCCCGATGGCCGCATCTACAGCTCGGAACACGGCCCCAACAATGACGATGAAATCAACAAGATAGAAGCCGGCCGCAACTACGGCTGGCCCAACGTGGAGGGCCTCTGCGACCTGCCCGCCGAAGCCACCTTCTGCACCGCCAACAACGTGCGCGAGCCCCTCACCGTCTGGACGCCCACCATTGCCCCGGCCGGCCTCACCTACTACGACCATCCGGCCATTTCCGGCTGGCGGGGCAGCCTGCTGCTGGCCGTGCTCAAAGACCACAAGCTCACCCAGCTGACGCTGGATGCGGCCGGCCTCACCATTCCCAGCCGCACCGATTTCCTCACCGGCTTTGGCCGGCTGCGGGCCATTTGCGTGTCGCCGGCCGGTAAGGTGTACATCGGCACCAGCAACCGCGACGGCCGGGGCACCCCTGCCGCCACCGATGACCGCATTCTGACCCTCGAAAATCGCGCCTACGTGCCTACGGCCACGCGCCCGGCTACCACCTTCGCCTTCGACCTGTTTCCCAACCCCGCCCACCGGCAGGCCACTGTGCGGCTGCCCGCGCCGGGTGGCCTGCTCACGCTCAGCGACCTGCTGGGCCGCCCCGTGTATTCCGTGCGCCCCACCGGCACCACCGCCACGCTGGACCTCGGCAGCCTGCGCCCCGGCACCTACCTGGTGCAGGCCGACGGCGCGGCTGGCCGCAGCACCCGCAAGCTGGTGGTGGAATAA